The proteins below come from a single Oryzomicrobium terrae genomic window:
- a CDS encoding DMT family protein, which translates to MSLSNVIAMVSDAPVILRTVVLLSASNVFMTFAWYAHLKNLADRPWWLAAMLSWGIALFEYLLQVPANRIGASQLSLAQLKILQEAITLTVFVPFVVFYMNQPLKLDYLWAALCLCGAVYFIFRS; encoded by the coding sequence ATGAGCCTGAGCAACGTCATCGCCATGGTCAGCGATGCCCCGGTGATCCTGCGCACCGTGGTGCTGCTGTCGGCCTCCAACGTGTTCATGACCTTCGCCTGGTACGCCCACCTGAAGAACCTGGCGGACCGGCCCTGGTGGCTGGCAGCCATGCTGTCCTGGGGTATCGCCCTGTTCGAGTACCTGCTCCAGGTGCCGGCCAACCGCATCGGCGCCAGCCAGCTCAGCCTGGCCCAGCTAAAAATCCTCCAGGAAGCCATTACACTCACCGTCTTCGTGCCCTTCGTGGTCTTCTACATGAACCAGCCCCTCAAGCTCGACTACCTGTGGGCCGCGCTGTGTCTGTGCGGGGCGGTGTACTTCATCTTCCGCTCATGA
- a CDS encoding ABC transporter ATP-binding protein, with the protein MTGAFGALPGYPSAAAGGGGNGAAAGGSALPPLVQLRQVAKAYRRGQQVVPVLADISFDIAPGEFLALMGPSGSGKSTLLNLIAGIDRASSGEIRVAGEDIAAYGEAELADWRARTIGFIFQFYNLMPVLTALENVELPLLLTRLSRAERRERAAAALAMVGLAERMDHIPSELSGGQQQRVAIARALITDPVLIVADEPTGDLDRESAHDILRLLQRLNRELGKTIVMVTHDPHAAGHAHAIMHLEKGALSGREEVGTARAAAEPIGSAD; encoded by the coding sequence GTGACTGGCGCATTCGGGGCGTTGCCAGGCTACCCGTCTGCCGCGGCGGGGGGCGGCGGCAATGGCGCCGCTGCTGGCGGCTCGGCCCTGCCTCCCCTGGTCCAGCTGCGCCAGGTGGCCAAGGCCTACCGGCGCGGCCAGCAGGTGGTCCCGGTGCTGGCCGACATCAGCTTCGACATCGCCCCCGGCGAGTTTCTCGCCCTGATGGGGCCCTCCGGCTCGGGCAAGAGCACCCTGCTCAACCTGATCGCCGGCATCGACCGGGCCAGTAGCGGCGAGATCCGGGTGGCCGGCGAGGACATCGCCGCCTACGGCGAGGCCGAACTGGCCGACTGGCGGGCGCGCACCATCGGCTTCATCTTCCAGTTCTACAACCTGATGCCGGTGCTCACCGCTCTGGAGAACGTGGAACTGCCCCTGCTGCTCACCCGCCTGTCCCGGGCCGAGCGGCGCGAGCGGGCGGCGGCGGCCCTGGCCATGGTCGGCCTGGCCGAGCGCATGGACCACATCCCGAGCGAGCTGTCCGGCGGCCAGCAGCAGCGGGTGGCCATCGCCCGGGCCCTGATCACCGACCCGGTGCTGATCGTCGCCGACGAGCCCACCGGCGACCTGGACCGGGAATCGGCCCACGACATCCTGCGCCTGCTGCAGCGGCTCAACCGGGAGCTGGGCAAGACCATCGTGATGGTCACCCACGACCCCCATGCCGCCGGCCACGCCCACGCCATCATGCACCTGGAGAAGGGCGCCCTGTCGGGGCGGGAAGAGGTCGGCACGGCCCGCGCGGCGGCGGAACCGATCGGGAGCGCCGACTGA
- the folK gene encoding 2-amino-4-hydroxy-6-hydroxymethyldihydropteridine diphosphokinase — protein sequence MAELPSSPSFPGLPHRAYVALGANLGDPVAQVHAALAALDQLPDCRLAAASSLYRTAAITANPGEVQPDYINAVAELATSLSPQALLAALLALESAGGRTRHHSHPRWAPRTLDLDLLLYDDLAGLWPAKPAGAAGAAVAATQTTGDNATALAASGTDLAADLAAGALPTLLLPHPRLHLRAFVLTPLAEIAPQLALPGRGSVAAWLPAVRLQDIEKLPE from the coding sequence ATGGCCGAACTCCCCTCTTCCCCTTCTTTCCCCGGTTTGCCGCACCGGGCCTACGTCGCCCTGGGCGCCAACCTGGGCGACCCGGTGGCCCAGGTGCACGCCGCCCTCGCCGCCCTCGACCAGCTGCCGGACTGTCGCCTGGCGGCAGCCTCCAGCCTGTACCGCACCGCCGCCATCACCGCCAACCCGGGCGAAGTCCAGCCGGACTACATCAACGCCGTGGCCGAACTGGCCACTTCGCTATCGCCCCAGGCCTTATTGGCGGCCCTGCTCGCCCTGGAATCGGCCGGCGGGCGCACCCGCCACCACAGCCACCCGCGCTGGGCGCCGCGCACCCTGGATCTGGACTTGCTGCTCTACGACGATCTGGCCGGTCTGTGGCCGGCGAAACCAGCAGGTGCGGCAGGTGCGGCGGTAGCGGCGACACAAACGACAGGGGACAACGCCACTGCCCTCGCCGCCAGCGGCACGGATCTGGCCGCCGACCTGGCCGCCGGCGCCCTGCCCACCCTGCTGCTGCCCCACCCGCGCCTGCACCTGCGCGCCTTCGTCCTCACCCCCCTGGCGGAGATCGCCCCCCAGCTGGCCCTGCCCGGCCGGGGCTCGGTGGCCGCCTGGCTGCCGGCAGTGCGTCTGCAGGACATCGAGAAATTGCCCGAATGA
- the panD gene encoding aspartate 1-decarboxylase → MQRTMLKSKLHRVTTTHSELHYEGSCAIDEDLLDAANIREYEQIDIWNINNGERFTTYAIRAERGSGVISVNGSAARRAAPGDLLIIATFASYSEAELARHEPDLVYVDSQNRMVRHSKQIPVQAA, encoded by the coding sequence ATGCAACGCACCATGCTCAAGTCCAAGCTGCACCGCGTCACCACGACGCACTCCGAGCTCCACTACGAGGGCTCCTGTGCGATCGACGAGGATCTGCTGGACGCGGCTAACATCCGCGAATACGAGCAGATCGACATCTGGAACATCAACAACGGCGAGCGCTTCACCACCTACGCGATCCGCGCCGAACGCGGTTCGGGCGTCATCTCGGTGAACGGCTCCGCCGCCCGCCGCGCCGCGCCCGGCGACCTGTTGATCATCGCCACCTTCGCCTCCTACTCCGAGGCCGAACTGGCCCGCCACGAGCCGGACCTGGTGTACGTCGACTCCCAGAACCGCATGGTTCGCCACAGCAAGCAGATCCCGGTTCAGGCTGCCTGA
- the pcnB gene encoding polynucleotide adenylyltransferase PcnB, whose protein sequence is MIRKLITRAITRIRGPKGAGKGLVTEAARIGRSSHGVTRDQLSYGGRRVCEVLQENGFEAFVVGGAVRDLLLARDPKDYDVATNATPEQVKRCFRRARIIGRRFQIVHVVMRDEIIEVTTFRGLHDSETDEHGRVLHDNVFGSQAEDAARRDFTVNALYYNPADETILDYHHGVADLKQKTLRIIGDPAVRYREDPVRMLRAVRLAAKLGLSIDPAARRPIREMAELIENIPAARLFDEMLKLLTSGYSLKCLQQLREEGLHHGLLPLLDVILEQPRGEKFVRLALEATDRRVKEDKPISPGFLFATLLWHEVLAQWDKNLNKGERRIPALMAAMDQVLEKQCQKLAITRRIAGDIKEIWMLQPRFEARAGKRPFLLLDQPRYKAAYDFLLLRAASGEVEQALADWWSAFMVADYDEQQDMLVPDKKGEGDGARKKRRRRSNNRKGSGADGAGPSGQPPQ, encoded by the coding sequence ATGATCCGCAAGCTGATTACCCGCGCCATTACCCGCATCCGTGGCCCGAAAGGGGCCGGGAAGGGCCTCGTCACCGAGGCGGCCCGGATTGGCCGGTCCTCTCACGGCGTCACCCGCGACCAGCTCTCCTACGGCGGCCGCCGCGTCTGCGAGGTGCTCCAGGAAAACGGCTTCGAGGCCTTCGTCGTCGGCGGCGCGGTGCGCGACCTGCTGCTCGCCCGCGACCCCAAGGATTACGACGTGGCCACCAACGCCACGCCGGAACAGGTCAAGCGCTGCTTCCGCCGCGCCCGCATCATCGGCCGGCGCTTCCAGATCGTGCACGTGGTGATGCGCGACGAGATCATCGAGGTCACCACCTTCCGCGGCCTGCACGATTCCGAAACCGACGAGCACGGCCGAGTGCTCCACGACAACGTCTTCGGCAGCCAGGCCGAAGATGCGGCGCGGCGCGACTTCACGGTCAACGCCCTGTATTACAACCCGGCCGACGAGACCATCCTCGACTACCACCACGGTGTCGCCGACCTGAAGCAGAAGACCCTGCGCATCATTGGCGACCCGGCGGTGCGCTACCGGGAAGACCCGGTGCGCATGCTGCGCGCCGTACGCCTGGCGGCCAAGCTGGGCCTGTCCATCGACCCGGCGGCGCGCCGGCCGATCCGCGAGATGGCCGAACTGATCGAGAACATTCCGGCGGCGCGCCTGTTCGACGAGATGCTCAAGCTGCTCACCTCCGGCTATTCGCTAAAGTGTCTGCAGCAGCTGCGTGAGGAGGGTCTGCACCACGGCCTGCTGCCGCTGCTCGACGTGATCCTGGAACAGCCCCGCGGCGAGAAGTTCGTCCGCCTCGCCCTGGAAGCCACCGACCGGCGGGTCAAGGAAGACAAGCCGATCTCCCCGGGCTTCCTCTTTGCCACCCTGCTCTGGCACGAAGTGCTGGCCCAGTGGGACAAGAACCTGAACAAGGGCGAGCGGCGCATTCCGGCCCTGATGGCGGCCATGGACCAGGTGCTGGAAAAGCAGTGCCAGAAGCTCGCCATCACCCGGCGCATCGCCGGCGACATCAAGGAAATCTGGATGCTCCAGCCGCGCTTCGAAGCACGCGCCGGCAAGCGCCCCTTCCTGCTGCTCGACCAGCCCCGCTACAAGGCCGCCTACGACTTCCTGCTGCTGCGCGCCGCCTCCGGCGAGGTGGAGCAAGCGCTGGCCGACTGGTGGAGCGCCTTCATGGTGGCCGACTACGACGAGCAGCAGGACATGCTCGTGCCGGACAAGAAGGGCGAGGGCGACGGCGCCCGGAAAAAGCGCCGCCGGCGCAGCAACAACCGCAAGGGTAGCGGCGCCGACGGCGCCGGCCCGTCCGGCCAACCGCCTCAATAA
- a CDS encoding deoxynucleoside kinase produces the protein MNGSPKPLLAQARHIVVEGPIGAGKTTLARRLAAHLQARPLIEDPDANPFLGRFYQDRHRYALPTQLHFLLKRHEQLAALQEHLLPAEATPVVCDFLAEKDALFARLNLDDDELALYQRIRQQAPLPELAPDLVIFLQAAPENLIARVRRRASANERTVDDTYLVRLADAYSHFAYHYDACPVMIVNSDNLNFADRDDDFHLLLERLATQRSHREFFNLGG, from the coding sequence TTGAACGGTTCCCCCAAACCCCTGCTTGCCCAGGCCCGCCACATCGTCGTGGAAGGGCCCATCGGCGCGGGCAAGACCACCCTGGCCCGCCGCCTGGCGGCCCACCTGCAGGCCCGCCCGCTGATCGAGGACCCGGACGCCAATCCCTTCCTCGGCCGCTTCTACCAGGATCGTCACCGCTACGCCCTGCCCACCCAGCTGCACTTCCTGTTGAAGCGCCACGAACAGCTGGCGGCGCTGCAGGAGCACCTGCTGCCGGCGGAGGCGACTCCGGTGGTGTGCGACTTCCTGGCCGAAAAGGATGCCCTGTTCGCCCGGCTCAACCTGGACGACGACGAACTGGCCCTGTACCAGCGCATCCGCCAGCAAGCGCCGCTGCCCGAGCTGGCCCCGGACCTGGTGATCTTTCTCCAGGCCGCGCCGGAGAACCTGATCGCCCGGGTGCGCCGCCGCGCCAGCGCCAACGAGCGCACGGTGGACGACACCTACCTGGTGCGCCTGGCCGACGCCTACAGCCACTTCGCCTACCACTACGACGCCTGCCCGGTGATGATCGTCAATTCCGACAATCTCAACTTCGCCGACCGGGACGACGATTTCCACCTGTTGTTAGAGCGGCTGGCCACTCAGCGCAGCCACCGTGAATTCTTCAACCTGGGAGGTTGA
- a CDS encoding ABC transporter permease produces the protein MLTLPLAYSLRNLWARRLTTALTAGGMALVVFVFAAVLMLDEGLRTTLVATGSDDNVVVIRRSSETEVQSGVERVQAAIVESLPEVALGDGGAILASKESVVLISLYKRGTTKPANVIIRGAGPQGLQLRPQVRLVAGRMFRPGSNEIIAGRAIAERFERAGLGERLRFGGQEWLVVGVFDAGRTGFDSEIWGDADTLMQSFRRTAYSSMVFKLADPTRFAAVKTAIEADPRLTLEAKRETRFYADQSETLSKFISILGVTLSLIFSVGAVIGAMITMYAAVASRVGEIGTLRALGFRRSSILFAFLGESLLLALVGGVAGLVLASFMQLVTISTMNWQSFAELAFSFTLTPAIVAKSLGFALFMGFVGGFLPAFRAARLNIVDALRAA, from the coding sequence ATGCTGACCCTGCCCCTCGCCTATTCCCTGCGCAACCTGTGGGCGCGGCGCCTGACCACGGCGCTCACCGCCGGCGGCATGGCCTTGGTGGTGTTCGTCTTCGCCGCCGTGCTGATGCTCGACGAGGGCCTGCGCACCACCCTGGTGGCCACTGGCAGCGACGACAACGTGGTGGTGATCCGTCGCTCGTCCGAAACCGAGGTGCAGAGCGGCGTCGAGCGGGTCCAGGCGGCCATCGTCGAGAGCCTGCCCGAGGTGGCCCTGGGCGACGGCGGCGCCATCCTGGCCTCGAAGGAATCGGTGGTGCTGATCTCCCTGTACAAGCGCGGCACCACCAAGCCGGCCAACGTCATCATCCGCGGCGCCGGCCCCCAGGGCCTCCAGCTGCGCCCCCAGGTGCGGTTGGTGGCGGGGCGCATGTTCCGCCCGGGCAGCAACGAGATCATCGCCGGCCGGGCCATCGCCGAGCGCTTCGAGCGCGCCGGTCTGGGCGAGCGGCTGCGCTTCGGCGGCCAGGAATGGCTGGTGGTGGGGGTGTTCGACGCCGGCCGCACCGGCTTCGATTCGGAAATCTGGGGCGACGCCGACACCCTGATGCAGTCCTTCCGCCGCACCGCCTACTCGTCGATGGTGTTCAAGCTGGCCGACCCGACGCGCTTTGCCGCGGTCAAGACGGCCATCGAAGCCGACCCGCGCCTGACCCTGGAGGCCAAGCGCGAGACCCGCTTCTACGCCGACCAGTCGGAAACCCTGTCCAAGTTCATCAGCATCCTCGGCGTCACCCTCTCGCTGATCTTCTCGGTGGGGGCGGTGATCGGCGCCATGATCACCATGTACGCCGCCGTGGCCAGCCGGGTCGGCGAGATCGGCACCCTGCGCGCCCTGGGCTTTCGCCGCAGCAGCATCCTCTTCGCCTTCCTCGGCGAATCCCTGCTGCTCGCGCTGGTGGGCGGCGTGGCCGGGCTGGTGCTGGCCTCGTTCATGCAACTGGTGACCATCTCCACCATGAACTGGCAGTCCTTCGCCGAGCTGGCCTTCTCCTTCACCCTGACCCCGGCCATCGTCGCCAAGAGCCTGGGCTTCGCCCTGTTCATGGGCTTCGTCGGCGGCTTCCTGCCCGCCTTCCGGGCGGCACGGCTGAACATTGTCGATGCCCTGAGGGCCGCGTAG
- the panB gene encoding 3-methyl-2-oxobutanoate hydroxymethyltransferase, translating into MSVHADTRRLTTADLAKMKAAGDKIAMLTCYDASFARLCDDAGVDSLLIGDSLGMVLQGHESTLPVTLADIAYHTAAVARGSKRPLIIADMPFGTSQVTPEDTFRNAVPLLAAGAQVVKIEGGVEMAETVRFLTSRGVPVCGHIGLTPQSVHQLGGYRVQGKTDAAAEKLKADALALQDAGASLIVLEAIPEALAQAVTDLIAIPTIGIGASAHCSGQVLVLHDMLDLSPGKKARFVKNFMAGQPSVAAAIAAYVAAVKDASFPGPEHCY; encoded by the coding sequence ATGTCCGTTCATGCCGACACCCGCCGCCTGACCACCGCCGACCTGGCCAAGATGAAAGCCGCCGGCGACAAGATCGCCATGCTGACCTGCTACGACGCCAGCTTCGCCCGCCTGTGCGACGACGCCGGTGTGGACTCCCTGCTCATCGGCGATTCCCTGGGCATGGTGCTGCAAGGCCATGAATCGACCCTGCCGGTGACCCTGGCCGACATCGCCTACCACACCGCCGCCGTGGCCCGGGGCTCGAAGCGCCCCCTGATCATCGCCGACATGCCCTTCGGCACCTCCCAGGTGACCCCGGAGGACACCTTCCGCAACGCCGTGCCCCTGCTCGCCGCCGGCGCCCAGGTGGTGAAGATCGAAGGCGGCGTGGAAATGGCCGAGACGGTGCGCTTCCTCACCAGCCGCGGCGTGCCGGTGTGCGGCCACATCGGCCTCACCCCCCAGTCGGTGCACCAGCTGGGGGGCTACCGGGTCCAGGGCAAGACCGACGCGGCGGCGGAAAAGCTCAAGGCCGATGCCTTGGCCCTGCAGGACGCCGGCGCCAGCCTGATCGTGCTCGAAGCCATTCCCGAAGCCCTGGCCCAGGCCGTCACCGATCTGATCGCCATCCCCACCATCGGCATCGGCGCCTCCGCCCACTGTTCCGGCCAGGTGCTGGTGCTGCACGACATGCTCGACCTGTCGCCGGGCAAGAAGGCCCGCTTCGTCAAGAATTTCATGGCCGGCCAGCCCTCCGTGGCCGCCGCCATCGCCGCCTACGTGGCCGCGGTCAAGGACGCCTCCTTCCCCGGCCCGGAACACTGTTACTGA
- a CDS encoding efflux RND transporter periplasmic adaptor subunit → MSPDTQHDLSRLTIDRGALAARPRRRRWPWIVVAVVVLGALAAGLAGRREVAVETLSVTSAYPYQAVTVLNAAGYVVASRKAAVASKATGRLEWLGVREGSPVKEGQVVARLENSDVRAQADQAAANVVSAKAELADAEVSFHRTEELAAKKFISPSAVDTARARLNKARAALAQAQAAKRAADVAVDQTLIRAPFDGVVLTKAANVGDVITPFSSATDSKGAVVTMADMASLEVEADVSEANLAKIQVGQPCEIQLDAFPDERLRGRVSRLVPTVDRAKATVLAKVQFVTPDGQPDPRLLPEMAAKVAFLSREMKDSERQPFIAVHHDAVQGEGDQASVFEVRDGVAHQREVRLGERYGDLVALAARDGEPLKPGTRLVARPPAGLKDGARVKVESK, encoded by the coding sequence ATGTCCCCTGACACCCAGCACGACCTCTCCCGGCTGACCATCGACCGCGGTGCCCTGGCCGCCCGCCCGCGCCGCCGACGCTGGCCCTGGATCGTGGTGGCCGTGGTGGTGCTCGGCGCCCTGGCGGCAGGGCTGGCCGGCCGGCGCGAAGTCGCCGTGGAAACCCTGTCGGTGACCAGCGCCTACCCCTACCAGGCGGTCACCGTGCTCAACGCTGCCGGCTACGTGGTGGCCAGCCGCAAGGCCGCCGTGGCCTCCAAGGCCACCGGCCGGCTGGAATGGTTGGGGGTGCGCGAGGGCTCGCCGGTCAAGGAGGGCCAGGTGGTGGCCCGGCTGGAGAACAGCGACGTGCGCGCCCAGGCCGACCAGGCCGCAGCCAACGTGGTGTCGGCCAAGGCCGAGCTGGCCGATGCCGAGGTGAGCTTTCACCGCACCGAGGAACTGGCCGCCAAGAAATTCATCTCGCCCTCGGCCGTCGATACCGCCCGGGCGCGGCTCAACAAGGCCCGCGCCGCCCTGGCCCAGGCTCAGGCCGCCAAGCGTGCCGCCGACGTGGCGGTGGACCAGACCCTGATCCGGGCGCCCTTCGACGGGGTGGTGCTGACCAAGGCGGCCAACGTCGGCGACGTCATCACCCCCTTCTCCTCGGCCACCGACAGCAAGGGCGCGGTGGTGACCATGGCCGACATGGCCAGCCTGGAAGTGGAGGCCGACGTGTCCGAGGCCAACCTGGCCAAGATCCAGGTCGGCCAACCCTGCGAGATCCAGCTCGACGCCTTCCCCGACGAGCGCCTGCGCGGCCGGGTGTCGCGGCTGGTGCCGACGGTGGACCGGGCCAAGGCCACGGTGCTGGCCAAGGTCCAGTTCGTCACCCCGGACGGCCAGCCCGACCCGCGCCTGCTGCCGGAAATGGCCGCCAAGGTGGCCTTCCTTTCCCGGGAGATGAAGGACAGCGAGCGCCAGCCCTTCATCGCCGTGCATCACGACGCGGTGCAGGGCGAGGGCGACCAGGCCAGCGTGTTCGAAGTGCGTGACGGCGTCGCCCACCAGCGCGAGGTGCGCCTGGGCGAGCGCTACGGCGACCTGGTGGCCCTGGCCGCCCGGGACGGCGAGCCGCTCAAGCCGGGGACCCGGCTGGTGGCCCGGCCCCCCGCCGGGCTCAAGGACGGCGCCCGGGTCAAGGTGGAAAGCAAGTGA
- a CDS encoding ABC transporter permease, giving the protein MLLVLAFRNAFRHRLRTLLTLAGLTVAVTAFGLLSTVVDAWYAGAEGASNARLVTRNAISLVFPLPVNYREKIRRVDGVVGITHSNWFGGIYKEPKNFFAQFAVEADTFLDLYPEYVLSEAERRDFLRDRKGCIVGSKLAATYGFKVGDTIQLKGTIFPGTWEFVVRGIYRGREAKTDVSQMLFHWSYVNETITRLIPRRANQIGVYVVKIDDPTRAAEVSARIDAEFKNTSAETLTETEKAFQLSFVSMTEAIVVAIRAVSYLVIVIILAVMANTMAMTVRERTAEYATLKALGFPPGFVAALIVGESVAIALLGGLIGVALTFPLATVFAQAVGTLFPVFNVSAETVALQLLCALGVGLLAAAVPARRAMGIRIVDGLRAVA; this is encoded by the coding sequence GTGCTGCTCGTCCTGGCCTTCCGCAACGCCTTCCGCCACCGTCTGCGCACCCTGCTGACCCTGGCCGGGCTGACCGTGGCGGTGACCGCCTTCGGCCTGTTGTCCACCGTGGTGGACGCCTGGTACGCCGGAGCGGAGGGCGCCTCCAACGCCCGGCTGGTGACGCGCAACGCCATTTCCCTGGTCTTTCCCCTGCCCGTCAATTACCGGGAGAAGATCCGTCGGGTGGATGGCGTGGTGGGCATCACCCATTCCAACTGGTTCGGCGGCATTTACAAAGAGCCGAAGAACTTCTTCGCCCAGTTCGCCGTGGAAGCCGACACCTTTCTCGACCTCTACCCGGAGTACGTGCTGAGCGAGGCCGAGCGGCGCGACTTCCTGCGCGACCGCAAGGGCTGCATCGTCGGCAGCAAGCTGGCGGCCACCTACGGCTTCAAGGTGGGGGACACCATCCAGCTGAAGGGCACCATCTTCCCCGGCACCTGGGAATTCGTCGTGCGCGGCATCTACCGCGGGCGCGAGGCCAAGACCGACGTCAGCCAGATGCTCTTTCACTGGAGCTACGTGAACGAGACCATCACCCGCCTGATTCCGCGCCGCGCCAACCAGATCGGCGTGTACGTGGTGAAGATCGACGATCCGACCCGGGCGGCGGAGGTCAGCGCGCGCATCGACGCTGAATTCAAGAACACCAGCGCCGAGACCCTGACCGAGACCGAAAAGGCCTTCCAGCTGTCCTTCGTCTCCATGACCGAGGCCATCGTGGTGGCCATCCGCGCCGTCTCCTACCTGGTCATCGTCATCATCCTGGCGGTGATGGCCAACACCATGGCCATGACCGTGCGCGAGCGCACCGCCGAGTACGCCACCCTGAAGGCCCTGGGCTTTCCCCCGGGCTTCGTCGCCGCGCTGATCGTCGGCGAATCGGTGGCCATCGCCCTGCTCGGCGGCCTGATCGGCGTGGCCCTGACTTTCCCCCTGGCGACGGTGTTCGCCCAGGCCGTCGGTACCCTGTTCCCGGTGTTCAACGTCAGCGCCGAAACCGTCGCCCTGCAACTGCTCTGCGCCCTGGGCGTGGGGCTGCTGGCGGCGGCGGTGCCGGCGCGGCGGGCCATGGGCATCCGCATCGTGGACGGCCTGCGGGCGGTGGCGTGA
- the panC gene encoding pantoate--beta-alanine ligase, with protein sequence MQVISAIPALREALAGRGRIVLVPTMGNLHAGHISLMEQARAHGDTVVASIFVNRLQFGPNEDFDKYPRTFEADCAKLREAGVDILFAPTEADLYPEPQTVQVDPGPVQELLEGECRPGHFRGVATVVLKLFNAVQPAVALFGKKDYQQLMVIRHMVRQLALPIAIVGGDTVRADDGLALSSRNGYLSEAERAEAPRLARTLAALRAAVLAGERDYAKLERDAVAALNAAGWQTDYVALRQQSDLTPPSPAAAPATGANAVPLVILAAARLGKTRLIDNLEI encoded by the coding sequence ATGCAAGTCATTTCCGCCATTCCCGCCCTGCGCGAGGCCCTCGCCGGGCGCGGCCGCATCGTCCTCGTACCCACCATGGGCAACCTCCACGCCGGCCACATCTCCCTCATGGAGCAGGCCCGCGCCCACGGCGACACCGTGGTGGCGAGCATCTTCGTCAACCGCCTGCAGTTCGGCCCCAACGAGGACTTCGACAAGTACCCGCGCACCTTCGAGGCCGATTGCGCCAAGCTGCGCGAGGCGGGCGTGGACATTCTGTTCGCCCCCACCGAGGCCGACCTCTACCCCGAGCCTCAGACCGTCCAGGTGGACCCGGGCCCGGTCCAGGAGTTGCTCGAAGGCGAATGCCGCCCCGGCCACTTCCGCGGCGTCGCCACGGTGGTGCTCAAGCTGTTCAACGCCGTCCAGCCCGCCGTAGCCCTGTTCGGCAAGAAGGACTACCAGCAGCTGATGGTGATCCGCCACATGGTGCGCCAGCTGGCCCTGCCGATCGCCATCGTCGGCGGTGACACGGTGCGCGCCGACGACGGCCTAGCCCTGTCCTCGCGCAACGGCTACCTGAGCGAAGCCGAGCGGGCCGAAGCGCCGCGCCTGGCGCGCACCCTCGCCGCCCTGCGCGCCGCCGTGCTTGCCGGCGAGCGGGACTATGCCAAGCTGGAGCGGGATGCCGTCGCAGCCCTCAATGCCGCCGGCTGGCAAACCGATTATGTTGCGTTGCGGCAACAGTCGGACCTGACCCCCCCCTCCCCCGCCGCCGCCCCGGCAACCGGCGCAAACGCCGTGCCACTGGTGATTCTTGCCGCGGCCCGTCTGGGCAAGACGCGACTGATTGATAACCTTGAGATTTGA